A single region of the Chryseobacterium sp. 6424 genome encodes:
- a CDS encoding GNAT family N-acetyltransferase, with amino-acid sequence MKYENKQTGNGGIITLSNDTDEIGRLTYTVFPEEQRLVISFVLVHRQFEGRGMGKYLVEESIRFARDNNWKVYPHCSYARSVMKRMNDVDDLLLYR; translated from the coding sequence ATGAAATACGAAAACAAACAGACCGGCAATGGAGGAATCATTACATTAAGTAACGATACGGACGAAATCGGTCGGCTTACTTATACGGTTTTTCCTGAGGAACAGCGTCTTGTCATTTCTTTTGTACTTGTTCACCGTCAATTTGAAGGCCGCGGGATGGGGAAATATCTGGTAGAAGAGTCCATCCGTTTTGCCCGCGATAATAACTGGAAAGTGTACCCACACTGCTCGTATGCCCGAAGCGTGATGAAGCGTATGAATGATGTTGATGATCTGTTGCTGTATCGGTAA
- a CDS encoding homocysteine S-methyltransferase family protein, producing MKNTEKLHQALSERILVLDGAMGTMLQRYGFTEEDYRGTRFRDWPSPLKGNNDLLSLTQPQAIEEVHRKYLSAGADIIETNTFSATTIAMADYQMQKLVYELNFESARIARKACDEFSAQNSDEPRFVAGSIGPTNKTASLSPDVNDPGYRAVTFDELRVAYKGQASALLDGGADILLVETIFDTLNAKAALYAIDEVQEERKIRIPIMVSGTITDASGRTLSGQTAEAFLISVSHMDLLSVGLNCALGAKQLTPYLEALASKSQFHISAYPNAGLPNAFGQYEESPGAMAAQIKEYTEKGLINIIGGCCGTTPEHIQAIAELVARYAPRKISLTASPTQSLS from the coding sequence ATGAAAAATACAGAAAAATTGCATCAGGCTCTTTCTGAAAGAATCTTGGTGCTCGATGGTGCCATGGGTACAATGTTGCAGCGCTATGGTTTTACAGAAGAAGATTATCGTGGCACGCGCTTCCGTGACTGGCCATCGCCGCTCAAAGGAAACAACGATTTGTTGTCACTTACACAACCTCAGGCAATTGAGGAAGTGCACCGCAAATACCTGAGTGCTGGTGCGGATATTATAGAAACCAATACTTTTTCTGCCACCACTATTGCCATGGCCGATTATCAGATGCAAAAGTTGGTATACGAACTCAATTTTGAGTCTGCCAGAATTGCTCGAAAAGCTTGCGATGAATTTAGTGCCCAAAATTCTGATGAACCAAGATTTGTGGCAGGTTCCATAGGACCTACCAATAAGACGGCCAGCCTAAGCCCGGATGTTAATGATCCTGGTTATCGCGCCGTGACATTTGATGAATTGCGTGTAGCCTACAAAGGGCAGGCCTCTGCATTGTTGGATGGCGGTGCAGATATACTGCTGGTAGAAACCATATTTGATACCCTGAACGCCAAAGCAGCGCTATATGCGATTGATGAAGTTCAGGAAGAAAGGAAAATTCGTATTCCGATCATGGTATCCGGCACGATTACGGATGCTTCGGGCCGAACGCTGAGCGGGCAAACGGCGGAAGCTTTTCTTATATCCGTATCTCACATGGATTTGCTGAGTGTAGGTCTTAATTGTGCATTAGGTGCAAAACAACTTACGCCATATCTCGAAGCGTTGGCGTCCAAGTCACAATTTCATATTTCTGCCTATCCGAACGCTGGTTTACCTAATGCTTTCGGGCAATATGAGGAGTCGCCTGGCGCAATGGCTGCACAAATTAAAGAGTACACGGAAAAAGGACTTATAAACATCATCGGAGGTTGTTGTGGAACCACCCCAGAACATATTCAGGCTATTGCGGAACTCGTGGCCAGATATGCACCAAGGAAAATTAGTTTAACTGCTTCGCCAACGCAATCTTTATCATGA
- a CDS encoding OsmC family protein produces MKITLNRLNDDYLFECTNAQGNKILLDNTSAPNAQGVSPMESILMAVAACSGIDMVSILKKQRQTITSFSAEVEGERVQVDEAKPFKNILVKFILEGVIEPSKALKSAALSFEKYCSVSKTLEPNVTVSYEVFVNGQKV; encoded by the coding sequence ATGAAAATTACCTTAAACCGACTTAACGACGATTATTTATTCGAGTGTACCAATGCGCAGGGCAACAAAATTTTGCTTGATAATACCTCCGCACCAAATGCGCAGGGAGTATCCCCGATGGAGAGTATCCTAATGGCTGTGGCCGCTTGCAGCGGTATCGATATGGTATCAATCCTCAAGAAGCAACGCCAGACGATCACCTCATTTTCGGCTGAGGTAGAAGGCGAGCGCGTTCAGGTAGATGAGGCAAAACCCTTTAAGAATATCTTGGTGAAATTCATCCTGGAAGGAGTTATAGAACCTTCAAAGGCTCTGAAATCCGCCGCGCTGTCATTTGAGAAATACTGCTCGGTATCGAAAACGCTAGAACCCAACGTCACGGTAAGTTATGAAGTCTTCGTCAACGGACAGAAAGTTTAA
- a CDS encoding OmpA family protein yields MKNLKLGISALALTVASTVFAQTTSNPWLIGVGAHGVNHAAAGGNAGNVLGTAFGGNEADALYNINNFTITPPLSKLTVARNLNKYLVLDWQTSVGNVDNKRLGMGKEFFLMTGLGLQFKFNGLWDEESWFDPYLRVGANYLRHDYSGQSNAIDEDGENIGADHFALATGLGSNFWITKNFGLGIQGDYVSTPVDKSVAANFWQASASLLFRFGNTDRDKDGILDKDDLCPDTPGLAQFQGCPDTDGDGVPDKDDQCPDVAGPVENNGCPWPDTDGDGVVDKDDACPEVAGPAENNGCPWPDTDNDGILDKDDACPTVPGLAQYNGCPKPQQVWADEATKSLENILFNFDKATLRPESKEKLDTAAQIIKDSQGRFLIIGHTDKKGNDAYNLKLSQRRAAAVVDALEARGVNAASLKSMGVGEQDATVPENASNAARLKDRKVVVKPADDATWETLKKRDY; encoded by the coding sequence ATGAAAAATCTAAAATTAGGAATTTCAGCATTGGCACTTACTGTAGCCTCTACTGTATTCGCTCAGACGACCAGTAATCCGTGGCTTATCGGAGTTGGTGCACACGGGGTAAACCACGCTGCTGCAGGCGGAAATGCTGGAAATGTATTAGGTACAGCATTCGGCGGAAATGAAGCTGATGCGCTTTACAACATCAACAATTTTACCATTACACCACCACTTTCTAAGTTAACAGTTGCAAGAAACCTAAACAAATATTTAGTTCTTGACTGGCAGACTTCTGTAGGGAACGTAGATAATAAGAGACTGGGTATGGGTAAAGAATTCTTCCTTATGACAGGTCTTGGTCTTCAATTTAAATTCAACGGCCTTTGGGATGAGGAGTCTTGGTTCGATCCGTATTTAAGAGTTGGTGCTAACTACCTAAGACATGATTATTCAGGTCAGTCTAACGCAATAGATGAAGATGGTGAAAACATTGGTGCAGATCACTTCGCACTTGCTACAGGTCTTGGATCTAACTTTTGGATTACTAAAAACTTCGGTCTTGGTATTCAAGGAGATTATGTTTCAACACCAGTTGATAAGTCAGTAGCTGCTAACTTCTGGCAAGCGTCTGCTTCCTTATTATTCAGATTCGGTAATACCGATAGAGATAAGGACGGAATTTTAGATAAAGATGATTTATGTCCTGATACGCCAGGTCTTGCCCAGTTCCAAGGTTGTCCTGATACTGACGGAGACGGCGTTCCAGATAAAGATGATCAGTGTCCAGATGTTGCAGGACCAGTTGAAAACAACGGATGTCCTTGGCCAGATACTGATGGTGATGGTGTAGTAGATAAAGATGATGCTTGTCCTGAAGTTGCAGGTCCTGCAGAAAACAATGGATGTCCTTGGCCAGATACTGACAATGACGGAATCCTTGACAAAGATGATGCATGTCCTACCGTTCCTGGTTTAGCTCAGTATAACGGTTGTCCTAAGCCACAGCAAGTATGGGCTGATGAAGCTACTAAATCTTTAGAGAACATCCTGTTCAACTTTGATAAAGCTACATTAAGACCAGAATCTAAAGAAAAATTAGATACTGCTGCACAAATCATCAAAGATTCTCAAGGTAGATTCCTTATCATCGGTCACACTGATAAAAAAGGTAACGATGCCTACAACCTGAAACTTTCTCAAAGAAGAGCTGCAGCTGTTGTAGATGCCCTTGAAGCAAGAGGAGTAAACGCTGCATCATTAAAGTCAATGGGTGTTGGTGAGCAAGATGCTACCGTACCAGAAAACGCTTCTAACGCGGCAAGACTAAAAGACAGAAAAGTAGTTGTAAAACCAGCTGACGATGCTACTTGGGAAACTCTTAAGAAAAGAGATTACTAA
- a CDS encoding MGH1-like glycoside hydrolase domain-containing protein, whose amino-acid sequence MMAEQQRMQDDKWKKWGPYVSNRQWGTVREDYSNNGDAWGFTTYKGALSRAYRWNEDGIAGICDDEQLLCFALAFWNGQDEYIKERFFGLSNYEGNHGEDIKEIFYYLDNTPTHAYMKMVYKYPINKFPYDELIAENTRRSKKEPEFEITDSDIFNQQQYFDIFIEYAKFDYDDIAVRVTVSNRSSEKVPLHILPTLWFRNNWAWGYNDYIPELKSSVKGKIDIHHQSVTVKSCYARHQDTEILFCHNESNPAKVNGASQEPMYYKDGINDYLVHHLKEAINPLQTGTKAAFHINTELSPGEIKTFDFRLSSVETDDAFNGFDELFNQRKNEADEFYGYLQADLKSEEEKNIQRQALAGLLWNKQFYNYNVAKWLKGDPKFPANRDFSQFVRNTHWEHMENKDIISMPDKWEYPWFATWDLAFHCVPFAMVDSVFAKHQLKLLTKEWYMHPNGQLPAYEWDFSDVNPPVHAWSTFRVYKIDEKYHGKPDIQFLESVFQKLLLNFTWWVNRKDKNGNNVFGGGFLGLDNIGAFDRNMQFKNGEHLEQADGTSWMAMFALNMMRISMELALYNPVYEDMAIKFFEHYLYIAKAMENIGNARGGLWNEEDGFFYDVLQLSDGDSISLKLRSIVGLIPMFAVEIIDHETLEKLPNFTKRMDWILKNKPELASLVSHWEVEGKGGKHLMSILRKTRLKRVLARMVDEKEFLSDFGIRSMSKVYEEHPYTFNVDGRDFVVKYTPAESDSRMFGGNSNWRGPIWFPINFLIVESLQRYHYYYGESLQIEFPANSGQMHNLEYVSDNISQRLCSLFLKNEKGERPFNGGNQLLNFDEHFKDYITFNEYFNGDTGKGIGASHQTGWTATVAKLLKPKAKG is encoded by the coding sequence ATGATGGCAGAACAACAGCGAATGCAGGATGATAAGTGGAAAAAATGGGGACCATACGTAAGCAACCGTCAATGGGGAACTGTACGTGAAGATTACAGCAACAATGGCGACGCATGGGGGTTTACGACCTATAAAGGCGCTCTCAGCCGTGCATATCGGTGGAATGAGGACGGAATAGCCGGGATATGTGATGACGAGCAGTTGCTATGTTTCGCCCTTGCCTTCTGGAATGGGCAAGATGAGTATATTAAAGAACGGTTCTTCGGACTTAGTAATTATGAAGGCAATCATGGGGAAGACATCAAAGAAATCTTCTATTACCTGGATAATACGCCGACGCATGCATACATGAAAATGGTGTACAAATATCCTATCAACAAGTTTCCGTATGATGAGTTAATCGCTGAAAACACCCGGCGCTCTAAAAAAGAACCTGAATTTGAAATTACAGATTCCGACATCTTTAATCAGCAGCAATATTTTGATATCTTTATTGAATATGCCAAATTTGATTATGATGACATCGCTGTTCGTGTAACGGTAAGTAACAGAAGCTCCGAAAAAGTACCTCTGCATATTTTGCCGACACTCTGGTTCCGTAATAATTGGGCCTGGGGATATAATGATTACATCCCTGAACTAAAATCTTCGGTGAAAGGAAAGATAGACATCCATCATCAATCTGTGACAGTGAAATCCTGTTACGCCCGGCACCAAGATACCGAAATATTATTCTGCCATAACGAATCGAACCCAGCTAAGGTAAATGGTGCTTCCCAAGAGCCGATGTATTATAAAGACGGCATCAACGACTATCTTGTCCATCATTTAAAAGAAGCAATAAACCCCTTACAAACAGGCACAAAAGCTGCTTTCCACATCAATACAGAACTCTCACCTGGTGAAATTAAAACTTTTGATTTCCGCCTGAGCTCAGTAGAAACTGATGATGCTTTCAATGGCTTCGACGAACTGTTTAATCAAAGAAAAAATGAAGCCGATGAATTCTACGGATATTTACAAGCTGATCTAAAGAGTGAAGAAGAAAAAAACATTCAGCGGCAGGCATTGGCCGGTTTGCTGTGGAACAAACAGTTCTATAACTATAACGTCGCCAAATGGCTGAAAGGCGACCCGAAATTCCCAGCCAACCGAGATTTTAGTCAGTTCGTACGCAACACCCATTGGGAACACATGGAAAACAAAGACATTATTTCCATGCCCGATAAATGGGAATATCCGTGGTTTGCGACATGGGATTTGGCTTTCCATTGTGTACCTTTTGCCATGGTAGACTCCGTTTTTGCCAAACATCAGCTGAAACTCCTCACCAAAGAATGGTATATGCACCCCAATGGGCAACTGCCAGCCTACGAGTGGGATTTCAGTGATGTAAATCCGCCGGTGCATGCCTGGTCCACCTTTCGGGTATATAAAATTGATGAAAAATACCACGGGAAGCCAGATATTCAGTTCCTTGAAAGCGTTTTTCAGAAACTACTGCTGAATTTCACCTGGTGGGTAAACCGGAAAGATAAAAACGGAAATAACGTATTTGGCGGTGGCTTCCTGGGATTGGACAATATCGGTGCCTTTGACCGGAATATGCAGTTTAAGAACGGGGAACACCTGGAGCAGGCCGACGGAACCAGCTGGATGGCCATGTTTGCGCTGAACATGATGCGTATCTCGATGGAATTGGCACTTTACAACCCCGTATATGAGGACATGGCGATAAAATTCTTCGAGCATTACCTTTATATCGCCAAAGCCATGGAGAATATCGGGAATGCGAGAGGTGGCCTGTGGAACGAGGAAGACGGGTTCTTCTATGATGTACTGCAACTGAGTGATGGCGACTCCATTTCTTTGAAACTCAGGAGCATTGTAGGGCTCATCCCCATGTTTGCGGTAGAAATCATCGATCATGAGACATTGGAGAAACTACCGAATTTCACCAAAAGGATGGACTGGATCTTAAAGAACAAACCTGAACTGGCCAGCCTGGTCTCGCATTGGGAAGTAGAGGGCAAAGGTGGCAAGCATTTGATGAGCATCCTGCGCAAGACCCGCTTGAAAAGGGTGTTGGCAAGGATGGTCGATGAAAAGGAATTTCTTTCAGATTTCGGCATCCGCTCCATGTCGAAGGTTTATGAAGAACATCCTTACACCTTCAATGTTGATGGACGGGATTTTGTGGTGAAATATACGCCTGCGGAAAGCGACAGCCGAATGTTTGGCGGTAACAGCAACTGGCGTGGCCCCATTTGGTTCCCTATAAACTTTTTGATCGTAGAAAGTCTGCAGCGCTATCATTATTATTATGGCGAAAGCCTTCAGATTGAGTTTCCGGCGAACAGTGGGCAGATGCATAATCTGGAATATGTTTCAGACAATATCAGCCAACGTCTCTGCTCCTTATTTCTTAAAAACGAAAAGGGTGAAAGACCTTTCAATGGGGGAAATCAACTCTTGAATTTTGATGAACATTTCAAAGATTACATTACCTTCAATGAATATTTCAACGGAGATACCGGCAAAGGCATTGGCGCTTCCCACCAAACCGGCTGGACGGCAACTGTTGCCAAATTACTGAAACCAAAAGCGAAAGGATAA
- a CDS encoding ABC-F family ATP-binding cassette domain-containing protein: MLTVSNLSLQFGKRVLFDDVNILFTKGNCYGIIGANGAGKSTFLKILTGQQDPTTGAVSLEPGKRMSVLEQDHFAYDNYTVLETVLRGNKKLFEIKEQMDSLYAKEDFSDEDGIKAGELGVIYDEMGGWNSESDAMTMLSNVGIKEDMHYQLMGELENQNKVKVLLAQALFGNPDVLILDEPTNDLDIETISWLEDFLADYENTVIVVSHDRHFLDTVCTHIADLDYSKLNLYTGNYSFWYQASQLATRQRQQANKKAEEKKKELQDFIARFSSNVAKAKQATARKKMIDKLNIEDIKPTSRRYPAIIFDTEREAGDQILEVKGLEKTKDGELLFSNIDLNLKKGDKVAILSKNSLAITEFFEILSGNAEADKGTYNWGITTTQSYMPLDNTDFFQQDINLVDWLRQFTKNDEERHEEFIRGFLGKMLFSGDEALKSCKVLSGGEKMRCMFSRMMLQKANVLLLDEPTNHLDLESITTLNNSLTNFKGTVLLASHDHEMLQTVCNRIIELTPKGIIDREMTYDEYLADKKVKELQQQMYS; the protein is encoded by the coding sequence ATGTTAACAGTATCTAACTTATCTTTACAATTCGGAAAAAGAGTACTCTTTGATGATGTAAACATCTTGTTTACAAAGGGTAATTGCTACGGCATCATTGGGGCGAACGGTGCGGGCAAATCTACTTTTCTTAAAATATTAACCGGGCAGCAAGATCCTACTACCGGTGCCGTATCTCTGGAGCCAGGCAAAAGAATGTCTGTACTCGAGCAGGACCACTTCGCTTATGACAATTACACCGTGCTGGAAACCGTATTGCGCGGCAACAAAAAACTCTTCGAAATTAAAGAACAGATGGATTCTTTATATGCCAAAGAAGACTTTTCGGATGAAGATGGCATCAAAGCCGGTGAACTAGGCGTCATCTACGATGAAATGGGCGGCTGGAACTCTGAATCTGATGCCATGACGATGCTCTCGAACGTAGGTATTAAGGAAGACATGCATTACCAACTGATGGGCGAACTTGAAAACCAGAATAAAGTAAAGGTACTTCTGGCGCAGGCACTCTTCGGAAATCCTGACGTGCTGATACTTGATGAACCTACCAACGACCTGGATATTGAAACCATTTCCTGGCTCGAGGACTTCCTGGCAGATTACGAGAACACTGTAATTGTAGTTTCCCACGACCGTCACTTCCTAGACACGGTCTGTACGCACATCGCCGACTTAGATTACTCGAAACTGAACCTATACACCGGTAACTACTCTTTCTGGTATCAGGCTTCACAACTGGCCACCCGTCAACGTCAGCAAGCCAATAAGAAAGCAGAGGAAAAGAAGAAAGAACTCCAGGACTTCATTGCACGCTTCTCCTCTAACGTAGCGAAGGCAAAACAGGCCACCGCACGGAAGAAAATGATTGATAAACTGAATATTGAGGATATTAAACCTACCTCCAGACGTTACCCAGCGATTATCTTCGATACCGAACGTGAGGCCGGCGACCAAATTCTTGAAGTAAAAGGTCTTGAAAAAACAAAAGATGGCGAACTGTTGTTTTCAAACATTGATTTGAACCTGAAAAAAGGGGACAAAGTAGCGATACTATCTAAAAACAGTCTGGCAATCACAGAGTTTTTTGAAATCCTCAGCGGAAATGCCGAGGCCGACAAAGGCACCTACAACTGGGGCATTACTACCACACAGTCCTATATGCCGTTAGACAACACAGATTTCTTCCAGCAAGACATTAATTTGGTAGATTGGTTGCGCCAGTTCACTAAAAACGATGAGGAAAGACATGAAGAGTTCATCCGTGGCTTCTTAGGTAAAATGCTTTTCTCTGGTGATGAAGCCCTGAAGTCTTGTAAAGTACTTTCCGGAGGCGAAAAAATGCGTTGCATGTTCTCGCGGATGATGCTTCAAAAAGCCAACGTATTACTGCTTGATGAGCCTACCAACCACCTAGATCTCGAAAGCATCACCACACTGAACAACTCCCTCACCAACTTCAAAGGAACCGTATTATTGGCATCCCATGACCACGAAATGTTGCAAACGGTGTGTAACCGCATCATCGAGCTTACACCGAAAGGCATTATCGACCGTGAGATGACCTATGATGAATATCTGGCTGATAAAAAAGTAAAAGAACTTCAGCAACAAATGTATTCTTAA
- the smpB gene encoding SsrA-binding protein SmpB, which yields MKIEKSVTILNKRARFEYEILEEIEAGIVLTGTEIKSLRSSKASITEAFCQFIEGELYIINMMIDEYKLGTFYNHKTKRERKLLLHKTELKKFEKKLKDVGNTIIPLKLYINQTGKAKVLIALGKGKKLYDKRESIKDRENKRNIDRLLKKS from the coding sequence ATGAAGATTGAAAAATCTGTTACTATTTTAAATAAACGGGCAAGGTTCGAGTATGAAATCCTCGAGGAAATTGAAGCAGGCATCGTGTTGACAGGTACGGAGATCAAATCACTACGTTCTTCCAAGGCAAGCATTACTGAGGCATTCTGCCAGTTTATAGAAGGCGAACTTTATATCATCAATATGATGATTGATGAATATAAATTGGGAACATTTTATAACCATAAGACAAAAAGGGAACGGAAGTTGCTGTTGCACAAAACAGAATTGAAAAAGTTCGAAAAAAAGCTAAAAGATGTTGGTAATACTATAATTCCGCTGAAACTTTATATCAACCAGACCGGTAAAGCTAAGGTGCTCATCGCACTTGGAAAAGGTAAAAAACTCTATGATAAAAGAGAATCTATAAAAGATAGGGAAAATAAGCGGAATATTGACCGATTACTTAAGAAAAGTTAA
- a CDS encoding YebC/PmpR family DNA-binding transcriptional regulator, which yields MGRAFEYRKASKMARWDKMAKTFSKIGKDIALAVKAGGPDPEANPALRRCIQNAKGANMPKDNVERAIKKASGAEAENYEEVTYEGYGQGGVAFFIECTTNNTTRTVANVRAVFNKFSGNLGKNGELAFIFDRKGIFTIDRSLITMDWEEFEMEMIDGGAEDIDSDEEEVMITSAYEDFGAVSHKLDELKIEVKSAELQRIANITKEVTEEQFKANMKMLERFEEDDDVQNVYHNMEITEALLETL from the coding sequence ATGGGACGCGCATTCGAATACAGAAAAGCTTCAAAAATGGCCCGTTGGGACAAAATGGCCAAAACTTTCTCTAAAATAGGTAAAGACATTGCACTGGCAGTGAAGGCCGGCGGCCCCGATCCAGAAGCAAATCCCGCACTACGGCGTTGCATACAGAACGCTAAAGGAGCCAATATGCCCAAGGATAATGTAGAGCGCGCAATTAAGAAAGCCAGCGGTGCCGAAGCCGAAAATTACGAAGAAGTAACCTATGAGGGATATGGACAGGGCGGCGTAGCATTTTTCATTGAATGTACTACTAATAACACTACAAGGACTGTAGCCAACGTAAGAGCGGTATTTAATAAGTTCTCAGGTAATCTTGGTAAAAATGGGGAACTTGCTTTTATATTTGACCGCAAAGGCATTTTTACCATAGACCGTTCCCTCATCACAATGGATTGGGAAGAATTTGAGATGGAAATGATTGATGGAGGTGCTGAAGATATCGACAGTGATGAGGAAGAAGTAATGATTACTTCCGCCTACGAAGATTTCGGTGCCGTATCTCATAAATTAGATGAACTCAAGATTGAGGTAAAAAGCGCGGAACTTCAGCGTATCGCCAATATAACCAAAGAAGTGACGGAAGAGCAGTTTAAAGCCAACATGAAAATGCTGGAACGCTTCGAGGAAGATGACGATGTACAGAATGTATATCATAACATGGAAATCACCGAAGCTTTATTGGAAACGCTATAG